Proteins from a genomic interval of Rhodococcoides fascians A25f:
- a CDS encoding SRPBCC family protein — protein MTALEFSESITVAASVDDVYAVVSDVTRTGEWSPICQECWWNEPGGGGVGSTFTGRNVVPGRTWETVSTVAAAEPGREFAWVVGDNFVRWGYTLEPVDGGTRLTENWNFLPGGIAHFHRKFGDDAQQEIDTRSRAALDGIPRTLAAIKRIVEAEA, from the coding sequence ATGACTGCACTCGAGTTCTCCGAATCCATCACCGTCGCTGCGTCGGTCGACGATGTGTACGCCGTCGTCTCCGACGTCACCCGTACGGGTGAATGGAGCCCGATCTGCCAGGAGTGCTGGTGGAACGAGCCCGGTGGCGGTGGCGTCGGATCTACGTTCACCGGCCGCAATGTGGTGCCGGGTCGCACCTGGGAAACGGTCTCTACAGTGGCGGCGGCCGAACCCGGCCGCGAGTTCGCTTGGGTGGTGGGCGACAACTTCGTCCGCTGGGGCTACACGCTCGAGCCCGTGGACGGTGGCACACGGCTGACCGAGAACTGGAACTTTCTGCCCGGCGGCATCGCCCACTTTCACCGCAAGTTCGGCGACGACGCGCAGCAGGAAATCGACACTCGTAGCCGAGCCGCTCTCGACGGCATCCCGCGCACCCTGGCGGCAATCAAGCGAATCGTAGAAGCCGAAGCCTGA
- a CDS encoding helix-turn-helix domain-containing protein, translating into MPAPVEFSTLDLPLEERIERWEGHNADVLIGLRCRMLEVKQLEATGTNLRLESMDLARVVGTSHVVERDAELIRRHPSDSVMLYFSLVGDAFFYSEDGIRAVGPGQGLLLDADTAFMRGFSHGLEELVVKMPRSLFADVSGAASLVGPTMFDFSPSGNVYAAALARQVGRATGRDAASPDEHAILELVSVLTTGARANLNSAHRAAARSFIEQRLPDASLSAAQVARAVGISARHLSRVFADDGISVPKYILERRLARAHAQLTAPLDVSVTIADIARSCGFSSATYFSKSFVARFGHRATDVRRDAVIIRSAG; encoded by the coding sequence ATGCCTGCTCCCGTCGAATTCTCCACCCTCGATCTGCCGCTCGAGGAACGGATCGAACGCTGGGAGGGGCACAATGCGGACGTTCTGATCGGGCTGCGCTGCCGCATGCTGGAGGTGAAGCAGCTCGAAGCCACCGGAACGAACCTTCGGCTCGAATCGATGGACCTGGCGCGCGTCGTCGGAACTTCGCACGTGGTGGAACGAGACGCGGAGTTGATTCGGCGACACCCGTCGGACTCCGTCATGCTGTACTTCAGCCTCGTGGGAGATGCATTCTTCTACTCGGAGGACGGCATTCGTGCTGTCGGGCCGGGTCAAGGGTTGTTGCTCGACGCCGACACAGCCTTCATGCGGGGCTTCTCCCACGGCCTGGAGGAGCTGGTGGTGAAGATGCCCCGCTCGCTGTTCGCGGACGTTTCGGGTGCGGCGTCTCTCGTGGGCCCCACGATGTTCGACTTCTCCCCGAGCGGCAATGTGTACGCGGCGGCGCTCGCTCGGCAAGTGGGAAGAGCAACCGGTCGCGACGCGGCTTCGCCCGACGAGCACGCGATCCTCGAACTCGTCTCGGTGCTGACCACCGGTGCCCGCGCGAACCTGAACTCGGCGCATCGAGCGGCGGCGCGTTCGTTCATCGAGCAACGCCTGCCCGACGCTTCGCTGTCTGCCGCACAGGTGGCACGCGCAGTAGGGATCAGTGCCCGGCACCTGTCGCGGGTGTTCGCCGACGACGGCATCAGCGTGCCCAAGTACATCCTCGAGCGGCGGCTCGCACGTGCCCACGCGCAGCTCACCGCACCCCTCGATGTGTCGGTGACCATTGCCGACATCGCTCGATCGTGCGGGTTCTCGTCCGCCACATACTTCTCGAAATCGTTCGTGGCCAGATTCGGCCACCGTGCAACCGATGTCCGACGCGACGCGGTGATCATTCGATCGGCGGGGTGA
- the yczR gene encoding aminotransferase-like domain-containing protein, translating to MDPFDATAISAPELAARIGPSTLRNRSGGPLYLEIADELRRLIENGEVSAQTRLPAERALSISLDVSRVTVASAYKHLREGGWISAQRGSGTYVSPTGSLPSWGSLAGDRETANLEFVNASPSASPMLSDAYGVAAEKIRDRFTLGGYAPSGLFELRESIAAYYRGRGVPTTADNILVTSGATDAIHAVLATFTEPGARVLVEHPTYPGVVELVHSLGGRCIPVPIDPDDTDEFVASADRAARQSAPTLAYFMPDFSNPSGARLPLRTRRQLSATMHRHAILTIVDEVAADLSLDGSPDIEPFGAATPDVATVTIGSTSKTVWGGLRVGWVRAETGLVARISAMYARRQLSVSVIDQLAATELLSRYDEVRRVRADMSRVACDHTVALIRDRLPDWHFRVPSGGLALWCSLPDGTRSSALVADAHSHGLLLAPGLRFGTGYAFDDHQRIPFTRSLPDITSAVGILADLSSGIDPAAAVASSSPAAVV from the coding sequence ATGGATCCTTTCGACGCAACGGCGATCTCGGCCCCGGAGTTGGCAGCACGGATCGGCCCGTCGACGCTGCGGAACAGATCCGGCGGTCCGCTCTACCTCGAGATCGCCGATGAGTTGCGGCGGTTGATCGAGAACGGCGAGGTGTCGGCTCAGACGCGGTTGCCCGCCGAGCGGGCGCTGTCGATCAGTCTCGATGTCAGTCGGGTCACGGTCGCGTCGGCCTACAAGCACCTTCGCGAGGGCGGGTGGATCAGCGCCCAGCGCGGTTCGGGCACATACGTTTCGCCTACCGGTTCGCTGCCGTCGTGGGGTTCGCTCGCGGGCGATCGGGAGACTGCGAACCTGGAGTTCGTCAACGCGTCCCCCTCTGCGTCGCCCATGCTGTCCGATGCGTACGGCGTTGCGGCGGAGAAGATTCGAGACCGTTTCACCTTGGGCGGCTATGCTCCGTCCGGTCTGTTCGAGCTCCGCGAATCCATCGCCGCGTACTACCGAGGGCGAGGGGTCCCGACCACCGCCGACAACATTCTCGTCACCTCCGGTGCCACCGACGCCATTCATGCGGTGCTGGCAACGTTCACCGAGCCCGGTGCCCGAGTGTTGGTCGAGCATCCGACGTATCCGGGTGTCGTCGAGCTCGTTCATTCGCTCGGCGGCCGATGCATCCCGGTACCCATCGACCCGGACGACACCGACGAATTCGTGGCATCAGCAGATCGGGCCGCTCGACAGAGCGCTCCCACGCTGGCGTATTTCATGCCCGACTTCTCCAATCCATCCGGTGCGCGACTCCCCCTCCGCACCCGTCGACAGCTGTCCGCCACCATGCACCGCCACGCAATACTGACCATCGTCGACGAGGTAGCAGCAGACCTGTCCCTAGACGGGTCGCCCGACATCGAACCCTTCGGTGCGGCAACCCCGGACGTTGCGACGGTGACGATCGGGTCCACGAGCAAGACCGTGTGGGGAGGGCTGCGAGTCGGCTGGGTTCGAGCCGAAACAGGTCTGGTGGCGAGAATCTCCGCAATGTATGCGCGACGCCAACTTTCGGTGTCCGTCATCGATCAGCTGGCCGCGACGGAATTACTCAGTCGATACGACGAGGTACGCCGGGTGCGCGCCGATATGTCGAGAGTCGCATGCGATCACACCGTCGCGCTGATACGAGATCGATTGCCTGATTGGCACTTTCGCGTTCCGAGCGGAGGCCTGGCATTGTGGTGTTCCCTACCCGACGGCACCCGATCCAGTGCCCTCGTCGCCGACGCCCATTCGCACGGATTGCTGCTGGCACCCGGATTACGATTCGGAACGGGATACGCCTTCGACGATCATCAGCGTATTCCGTTCACTCGCTCACTTCCCGACATCACCTCGGCTGTGGGCATTCTCGCTGACCTGTCCTCGGGGATCGACCCGGCGGCGGCCGTCGCGTCGAGCTCGCCTGCTGCGGTGGTGTGA
- a CDS encoding ClpP family protease: MSTYTIPNVITRDSRGERVVDVYSHLLSERIVYLGTGIDAGVANAMIAQLLHLEADSPDQEISMYINCEGGDTAAMLAVYDTMQFIGSPVATTCVGQAVAAGAVLLAAGAPGRRSALTHSRVVLHQPAAQGRGTIPDLILAADEVVRVRAEMESILAKHTGRDVEKLRHDTDRDLVLTASAAREYGVVDQVLEGRQAAINVASPRDRS; the protein is encoded by the coding sequence ATGAGCACGTACACGATTCCCAATGTGATCACGCGAGATTCGCGCGGAGAACGCGTCGTCGACGTGTATTCGCATTTGCTCAGTGAGCGCATCGTCTACCTCGGTACCGGAATCGATGCAGGTGTCGCGAACGCGATGATCGCGCAACTTCTGCACTTGGAGGCCGACTCTCCCGATCAGGAGATTTCGATGTACATCAACTGCGAGGGCGGTGACACGGCCGCCATGCTGGCCGTCTACGACACCATGCAGTTCATCGGATCACCTGTTGCCACAACATGTGTGGGCCAAGCCGTTGCAGCTGGTGCAGTACTCCTCGCCGCCGGGGCACCGGGGCGACGCTCTGCGCTGACCCACAGTCGGGTGGTGTTGCATCAACCTGCGGCGCAGGGACGCGGCACCATTCCCGACCTGATTCTGGCTGCGGACGAGGTGGTCCGCGTCCGGGCCGAGATGGAATCGATCCTTGCAAAACACACGGGACGCGACGTCGAGAAGCTTCGCCATGACACCGACCGCGATCTGGTGTTGACGGCCTCTGCCGCCCGCGAGTACGGCGTCGTCGACCAGGTTCTCGAGGGGCGTCAGGCAGCCATCAACGTCGCATCTCCTCGCGACAGGTCGTGA
- a CDS encoding protein-tyrosine phosphatase family protein, which yields MWDVQTAGVLRLPSGSLVRGRALRDPIPDGPRPDLGVYLQGRDPGGFDWDSRWVRWPDFWLPSDSKELEVVLREVLRRCATERVEIACTGGVGRTGTALACLVALDGVPGAAAVDYVRANYARRAVESPWQKRFAKTFVKPGSLL from the coding sequence ATGTGGGATGTGCAAACGGCGGGTGTGCTGCGGCTGCCGTCGGGCAGTCTCGTTCGTGGACGCGCCTTGCGCGATCCGATACCGGACGGCCCACGGCCGGATCTCGGGGTCTACCTGCAGGGCAGGGATCCTGGTGGATTCGATTGGGACAGCCGATGGGTTCGGTGGCCCGACTTCTGGCTCCCGTCCGACTCGAAGGAACTCGAGGTTGTACTGCGAGAAGTACTGCGACGCTGCGCAACCGAGAGGGTTGAGATCGCATGCACCGGTGGGGTGGGGAGAACTGGCACAGCACTGGCGTGCCTCGTCGCGCTCGACGGTGTGCCCGGCGCCGCAGCCGTCGACTACGTTCGAGCCAACTACGCGCGTCGAGCAGTGGAGTCGCCCTGGCAGAAGCGCTTTGCGAAGACATTCGTGAAACCGGGTTCTCTGCTCTGA
- a CDS encoding ClpP family protease: MSESPRMFPPELRNQLLRHRVLVLDGPLDDDNGTVLTTHLLTLAAENSSADIALWIHSPGGSVPAMLAIRDVMRLVPCDVSTLALGLACSAGQFLLSSGTRGKRYALPHSRILMHQGSAGIGGSAVEVEVQANDLRHTRDTVLGLIADDTGQTREQIFDDSLHDRWFTAEAAREYGFVDAIVDSFDQVMPARRVSFGMELAR, from the coding sequence ATGAGCGAATCGCCTCGAATGTTCCCGCCCGAACTCCGCAACCAACTCCTACGGCACCGAGTCCTGGTGCTCGACGGCCCCCTCGACGACGACAACGGCACCGTCCTCACCACTCACCTGCTGACGTTGGCCGCCGAGAATTCCTCGGCCGACATCGCCCTGTGGATTCACTCTCCAGGCGGATCGGTTCCCGCAATGCTCGCCATCCGCGATGTGATGCGCCTCGTCCCGTGCGACGTCTCGACCCTCGCGCTCGGATTGGCCTGCAGCGCCGGTCAATTCCTGTTGTCGTCGGGCACGCGAGGAAAGCGGTACGCCCTGCCGCATTCACGGATACTCATGCACCAAGGCTCGGCGGGCATCGGAGGGTCGGCCGTCGAAGTGGAGGTGCAGGCCAACGATCTGCGTCATACCCGAGATACGGTGCTCGGCCTGATCGCCGACGACACGGGACAAACACGTGAGCAGATCTTCGACGACTCTCTGCACGATCGCTGGTTCACTGCGGAGGCTGCCCGTGAGTACGGGTTCGTCGATGCGATCGTCGACTCGTTCGATCAGGTCATGCCTGCGCGGCGGGTATCCTTCGGAATGGAGCTGGCACGATGA
- a CDS encoding FAD-dependent oxidoreductase, with protein sequence MPVFDDGQKATELPDSSVVETDVLIVGSGPAGGSAALLLSTLGIPNIMITKYRWTANTPRAHITNQRTMEVFRDVGMADQVLADATEHGLVGDTVFCTSIAGEEIGRIRTWGTGADREADYQLASPCLTVDIPQTYLEPILVKNATMRGTQAQFSTEYLSHVQDADGVSVSVVDRLTGHRYTIRAKYLIGADGARSKVAADLDLPFEGAMDIAGSMNITFKADIAEYVGHRPSVLYWVIQPGSNVGGIGAGLVRMVRPWNEWLVVWGFDIAQPPPVVNEAAAVEIVRSLLGMPELDVEITGTSLWGNNEMYATHLQKGRVFCAGDAIHRHPPSNGLGSNTSIQDSYNLAWKIAEVLKGQAGEALLDTYTAERAPVAERIVKRANRSGREFADLFHALGVTDAKTEEEMVERIEERKANTPAGAAKRAALVKAMEIKNYEFNAHGVELGQFYTSSAVVPDGVLPEAVRDPDLYYQVSTVPGSHLPHAWVGDNMHKFAMMDLAPYDRFTLITGVAGSDWESAADKIGHELGVSVEAVVIGPGRDVTDLYFDWSRLREVTESGALLVRPDKHICWRAHELAADPAEALRQALTAVLSR encoded by the coding sequence ATGCCGGTGTTCGACGACGGCCAGAAGGCCACAGAGCTGCCCGATTCCTCGGTGGTCGAGACCGACGTTCTCATCGTCGGCTCGGGACCGGCCGGTGGATCCGCGGCATTGCTGCTGTCCACTCTCGGGATCCCCAACATCATGATCACCAAGTACCGCTGGACGGCCAACACCCCACGCGCTCACATCACCAACCAGCGCACCATGGAGGTCTTCCGCGACGTCGGTATGGCAGACCAGGTGCTGGCCGACGCCACCGAGCACGGGCTCGTCGGAGACACCGTGTTCTGCACCTCGATCGCGGGTGAGGAGATCGGCCGCATCCGCACGTGGGGTACCGGGGCCGATCGAGAGGCGGACTACCAGCTCGCGTCGCCGTGCCTGACCGTCGACATTCCCCAGACGTACCTCGAGCCCATCCTGGTGAAGAACGCGACGATGCGGGGAACCCAGGCCCAGTTCTCCACCGAATACCTCTCACACGTGCAGGACGCCGACGGGGTCAGTGTCTCGGTGGTCGATCGACTCACCGGACACCGCTACACGATCCGTGCCAAGTACCTGATCGGCGCGGACGGAGCGCGTTCCAAGGTGGCCGCGGACCTCGATCTTCCGTTCGAGGGCGCGATGGACATCGCCGGGTCGATGAACATCACCTTCAAGGCCGACATCGCCGAGTACGTCGGACACCGACCGTCGGTGCTGTACTGGGTGATTCAGCCCGGATCCAACGTCGGCGGCATCGGTGCCGGGTTGGTTCGCATGGTCCGGCCGTGGAACGAGTGGCTCGTGGTCTGGGGATTCGACATCGCGCAGCCACCGCCGGTGGTGAACGAGGCCGCCGCCGTCGAGATCGTTCGCAGCCTGCTGGGCATGCCGGAGCTCGACGTCGAGATCACCGGAACATCGCTGTGGGGCAACAACGAAATGTACGCCACGCATCTGCAGAAGGGCCGGGTGTTCTGTGCGGGCGACGCCATCCACCGACATCCGCCGAGCAACGGGCTCGGCTCGAACACCTCGATCCAGGACTCCTACAATCTCGCGTGGAAGATCGCCGAGGTGCTGAAGGGTCAGGCAGGCGAAGCGTTGCTCGATACCTACACCGCCGAGCGTGCCCCGGTGGCCGAGCGAATCGTCAAGCGTGCCAACCGCTCCGGTCGTGAGTTCGCAGACCTGTTCCACGCCCTCGGGGTCACCGACGCCAAGACCGAGGAGGAGATGGTCGAACGCATCGAAGAGCGCAAGGCCAACACGCCTGCGGGCGCGGCGAAGCGGGCCGCGCTGGTGAAGGCGATGGAGATCAAGAACTACGAGTTCAACGCCCACGGAGTCGAATTGGGCCAGTTCTACACGTCCTCGGCCGTCGTGCCCGACGGGGTTCTGCCCGAGGCGGTACGAGACCCGGACCTGTACTACCAGGTCTCCACCGTGCCGGGATCCCACCTGCCGCACGCCTGGGTGGGCGACAACATGCATAAGTTCGCGATGATGGATCTTGCGCCCTACGACCGCTTCACGCTCATCACGGGAGTCGCAGGATCGGATTGGGAGTCGGCGGCCGACAAGATCGGTCACGAGTTGGGTGTATCCGTCGAGGCCGTTGTGATCGGACCGGGACGTGACGTCACCGACCTGTACTTCGACTGGTCTCGGCTCCGTGAGGTGACCGAGAGCGGTGCATTGTTGGTCCGCCCGGACAAGCACATCTGCTGGCGTGCACACGAACTCGCGGCAGACCCCGCGGAAGCCCTGCGACAGGCATTGACCGCGGTCCTCTCGCGATGA
- a CDS encoding helix-turn-helix domain-containing protein, whose amino-acid sequence MGEVIRIDERRAARAVEPLWREVVGRRLRERRHARGDTLAETAARAGIAPQYLSEVERGRKDPSSEILAAVVGALGTSMADISRLAHHDLSRGDATLMAA is encoded by the coding sequence ATGGGCGAGGTCATACGAATCGATGAGCGCCGAGCAGCGCGCGCAGTGGAACCGTTGTGGCGTGAAGTGGTCGGCCGGAGGCTACGCGAGCGCAGGCACGCCCGCGGCGACACCCTTGCCGAGACTGCAGCCCGCGCAGGCATTGCGCCGCAGTACTTGTCGGAGGTCGAACGTGGCCGCAAGGACCCGTCGAGCGAAATCCTTGCGGCCGTTGTCGGTGCGTTGGGCACGTCGATGGCGGACATCTCACGCCTAGCGCATCACGACCTGTCGCGAGGAGATGCGACGTTGATGGCTGCCTGA
- a CDS encoding class I SAM-dependent methyltransferase: protein MGTSLIGGRGAQWVRELNERHPWSHNDYFHSWILANLPDRRGRAVDMGCGRGGLVRALAPHFDQVAGADRDSEMRRIAEITSADVNNVSITDSQLDSWADDSIDLVTMVAVLHHLDMDDALRHVERILASGGRVLIVGLAPPQSARDLLWDAVSIITNPLIGFLHRPWPSPVPAPPAPFPVKDPVLSFDEIGHTVEKRLPGAVMRHRIGFRHTIEWTKPRV from the coding sequence ATGGGAACGTCCCTTATCGGAGGCAGAGGGGCCCAGTGGGTTCGCGAGCTGAACGAGCGACACCCATGGAGTCACAACGACTACTTCCACAGTTGGATTCTGGCGAACCTGCCCGACAGGCGTGGCCGTGCAGTCGATATGGGCTGTGGTCGAGGCGGTCTGGTGCGTGCGTTGGCTCCCCATTTCGATCAGGTCGCGGGGGCCGACCGCGATTCGGAGATGCGCCGAATCGCAGAGATCACCTCTGCCGACGTGAACAATGTGTCGATCACAGACAGCCAACTCGACTCCTGGGCAGACGATTCGATCGATCTCGTGACGATGGTCGCCGTCCTCCATCACCTCGACATGGACGACGCATTGCGTCATGTCGAACGAATTCTCGCGTCGGGCGGACGCGTGCTCATCGTCGGGCTCGCGCCACCGCAAAGCGCACGAGATCTGCTGTGGGATGCGGTCTCCATCATCACCAATCCGCTGATCGGATTTCTGCACCGCCCGTGGCCGAGCCCGGTGCCGGCACCGCCGGCACCGTTCCCGGTGAAGGACCCGGTGCTGAGCTTCGACGAGATCGGTCACACGGTGGAGAAGCGGCTCCCGGGCGCGGTCATGCGACACCGCATAGGGTTTCGGCACACGATCGAGTGGACCAAGCCGCGCGTATAG
- a CDS encoding YdeI/OmpD-associated family protein produces the protein MAATVLRVSTVLESRGPAAAIVLSDEQVASLGSTKTPPVRFTIGGQTVRGRIGRMGGENLLGLNKSVRATLGVAAGDTVDVTIELDDQPQVIEVPPALATALDADPAVRAAFDALAPSTRKEHARSVADAKRDDTRERRITAIVQSLRP, from the coding sequence ATGGCAGCAACGGTTCTGCGTGTGTCTACGGTCCTCGAATCACGGGGCCCTGCAGCAGCAATAGTGCTCAGTGACGAACAGGTTGCGTCCCTCGGCTCCACCAAGACTCCGCCGGTTCGGTTCACGATCGGCGGTCAGACGGTGCGCGGTCGGATCGGGCGGATGGGCGGCGAAAATCTGCTCGGACTCAACAAGAGCGTTCGCGCCACACTCGGCGTAGCGGCCGGCGACACCGTCGACGTGACGATCGAATTGGACGACCAGCCGCAGGTGATCGAGGTACCGCCGGCGCTGGCCACAGCTCTGGACGCGGATCCCGCCGTCCGAGCAGCGTTCGATGCGCTCGCACCGTCGACGCGAAAAGAACACGCCCGCTCCGTCGCCGACGCGAAACGCGACGACACCCGCGAGCGGCGCATCACGGCAATCGTCCAATCCCTTCGGCCCTGA
- a CDS encoding ABC transporter permease — translation MTTATTFAISDSVTMLRRSLLHIRRYPGLTMFVIGAPVVFLMLFVFVFGGTLGAGLPGVDPDAGRSAYLPYVMPGILAMTIAGTAGGTATTVAMDMTEGITARFRTMAISRAAVLAGHVLGNTVQAVLGVVVVLAVGIAVGFRPNANPLQWVSILGMVLLIAFAISWLAVAMGMASKSVETASNLPMLLLLLPFLGSGFVPTDTMPSGLRWFADYQPFTSFVETLRGLLTGEPLGTNLPLALAWCAVITLAGYVWSMAIYEKKSVR, via the coding sequence ATGACGACTGCAACGACATTCGCGATAAGTGACTCGGTCACCATGCTCCGCCGCAGTCTTCTGCACATTCGGCGATATCCGGGCTTGACGATGTTCGTCATCGGCGCGCCAGTGGTGTTCCTGATGTTGTTCGTCTTCGTATTCGGAGGAACCCTGGGCGCAGGTTTGCCCGGTGTGGACCCAGACGCCGGACGGTCTGCATATCTGCCGTACGTGATGCCGGGCATCCTCGCCATGACGATTGCCGGTACCGCCGGTGGAACGGCGACCACCGTTGCCATGGATATGACGGAGGGCATCACCGCGCGGTTCCGGACGATGGCGATCTCGCGTGCAGCGGTTCTGGCAGGCCACGTTCTCGGCAACACGGTGCAGGCCGTTCTCGGAGTGGTGGTTGTGCTGGCAGTGGGAATTGCCGTCGGCTTTCGACCGAATGCCAATCCTCTGCAATGGGTCTCGATTCTGGGAATGGTGCTGCTCATCGCCTTCGCGATCAGTTGGCTCGCGGTGGCGATGGGTATGGCGTCGAAGTCGGTGGAAACCGCGAGCAATCTTCCGATGCTGTTGCTGCTGCTGCCGTTCCTGGGAAGCGGATTTGTTCCGACCGACACGATGCCGTCGGGGCTGCGATGGTTCGCCGACTACCAACCGTTCACGTCGTTCGTCGAAACCCTGCGTGGACTGTTGACGGGGGAGCCGCTGGGTACGAATCTGCCACTGGCACTTGCCTGGTGCGCAGTGATCACACTGGCGGGATACGTCTGGTCGATGGCAATCTACGAGAAGAAGTCGGTGCGCTGA
- a CDS encoding DUF4097 family beta strand repeat-containing protein, producing MPEFATPTPIDLAIDLQVGSIDVVATERADTVVTVTPTNPSKAVDRKGAENTKVDFDGERLTVIGPKARISFFGPTESVEVKVEVPQASRLTAEIAVGSLRTVGDLGAVRIKSSMGPVELDSAEDLWVRAGHGNATVGTALGNIDITADHGQIRLGTVVGDAVLKASHGSIMVRESGTELDAKLSYGDLDVEKSLGGVSAKTAYGSITLHEVTGGAIQVESGYGQVTVGVRRGVPAWLDLSSKDGHVRNELTPEGAPDETEESVSIRARTRYGDIAVRHAQHS from the coding sequence ATGCCCGAATTCGCTACTCCGACGCCGATCGACCTGGCCATCGATCTACAGGTCGGGAGCATCGACGTCGTTGCGACAGAACGCGCCGACACCGTCGTGACCGTCACTCCCACCAACCCGTCCAAAGCCGTCGATCGTAAGGGGGCCGAGAACACGAAGGTCGACTTCGACGGCGAGCGCCTCACCGTCATCGGTCCCAAGGCGCGCATCAGCTTCTTCGGTCCGACAGAGTCCGTCGAGGTGAAAGTCGAAGTGCCGCAGGCGTCTCGACTCACTGCGGAGATTGCAGTCGGCAGCCTCCGCACCGTGGGCGATCTCGGTGCCGTGCGCATCAAGAGTTCGATGGGTCCGGTCGAATTGGATTCGGCAGAGGACCTGTGGGTGCGCGCCGGGCACGGTAACGCGACAGTGGGTACGGCACTGGGCAATATCGATATCACCGCCGACCACGGCCAGATTCGACTCGGAACGGTCGTCGGTGATGCAGTGCTCAAGGCGTCGCACGGCTCGATCATGGTGCGGGAATCTGGCACCGAACTCGATGCCAAGCTCTCCTACGGCGATCTCGATGTCGAGAAGTCGCTCGGCGGAGTGAGCGCGAAGACCGCGTACGGCAGCATCACTCTCCACGAAGTAACCGGTGGCGCAATCCAAGTCGAGAGCGGATACGGCCAGGTCACCGTCGGTGTGCGGCGCGGTGTGCCCGCGTGGCTCGATCTGTCGTCGAAAGACGGACACGTTCGCAACGAACTCACGCCCGAAGGCGCACCCGACGAGACAGAAGAGAGCGTGTCGATTCGCGCTCGAACGCGATACGGCGACATTGCCGTCCGGCATGCACAGCACAGCTGA
- a CDS encoding daunorubicin resistance protein DrrA family ABC transporter ATP-binding protein: METPAIHARGLQKSYGDKCVLDGVDLTVDAGTVTALLGSNGAGKTTTVHILSTLVGPDGGSATVAGCDVVGNPDGVRAAIGLTGQFSAVDNLLTGEENLMLMARLRHLGPKRSKPRVADLLEQFDLVEAARKPLSTYSGGMRRRLDLAMTLVAPPRVIFLDEPTTGLDPRSRRTMWDIVRSLVADGTTVLLTTQYLDEADELADRIAVLDGGRIVADGTPDELKRRMPGGHIRLRFADILTLDDATRAFGDAVVDAEGLALSVPTDGSVRTLQAVLSRLDAAGVAADDLSIHTPDLDDVFMALTGRTGSKVES; encoded by the coding sequence ATGGAAACACCCGCAATTCACGCCCGTGGTCTGCAGAAGTCCTACGGCGACAAATGTGTACTCGACGGTGTCGACCTCACCGTCGACGCCGGCACCGTCACCGCTCTGCTCGGGTCCAACGGGGCAGGCAAGACCACGACCGTCCATATCCTGTCCACTCTCGTTGGGCCGGATGGCGGTTCGGCAACAGTCGCAGGCTGCGACGTCGTCGGCAATCCCGACGGCGTTCGTGCAGCAATCGGTCTCACCGGTCAGTTCTCGGCGGTCGACAACCTCTTGACAGGCGAGGAAAATCTGATGCTGATGGCCAGACTCCGGCATCTGGGACCGAAGCGATCCAAGCCGCGGGTCGCAGACCTGCTCGAGCAGTTCGATCTGGTCGAGGCCGCTCGAAAGCCGTTGTCCACGTACTCGGGTGGCATGCGGCGACGGCTCGATCTTGCCATGACCCTCGTCGCCCCACCGCGCGTCATCTTCCTCGACGAGCCGACCACCGGCCTCGACCCCCGCAGCCGACGCACCATGTGGGATATCGTGCGATCCCTCGTCGCCGACGGCACCACCGTGCTGCTCACCACTCAATACCTCGACGAGGCAGACGAACTCGCTGACCGGATCGCGGTTCTCGACGGCGGCCGGATCGTCGCCGACGGTACCCCGGACGAGCTGAAACGCCGCATGCCCGGCGGCCACATTCGACTGCGCTTCGCCGACATCCTGACGCTGGACGACGCAACCCGCGCATTCGGCGATGCGGTCGTCGACGCCGAGGGTCTGGCGTTGTCGGTACCGACCGACGGAAGCGTCCGCACCCTGCAGGCCGTCTTGAGCCGGCTGGATGCGGCAGGCGTTGCGGCCGACGACCTCAGTATCCACACTCCGGACCTCGATGACGTGTTCATGGCATTGACCGGCCGGACCGGCAGCAAGGTCGAATCATGA